A genomic window from Streptomyces sp. HUAS YS2 includes:
- a CDS encoding SpoIIE family protein phosphatase, whose product MRRPTALEHPDCVTWSGAAGPAPSAESPSDRPGAVPGGAHADGLVPHGLPMALAGATVQAVESVGGSAGAVYLRSSTPGLLRLALLAGLPGQLFRPWWRMHVNRPFPIAEVYRSGQPVHLADAEEAMRQFPQLAASLPFPFGSLYAPVVHERERVGVLVVLRPATPGVPVGEDDRHRMAEAGRRLGEALAELAADGRPAVWDDEPVCVQLPSVIVPPVRIGSFDWDLTTGAVAADDGLCAILGISPGAFAGTVEALAERLAPEDAYGLWALARQAAESGATAARRMRLLGPDGRSHLLEVSAHADPPGGAGTRMSGFLVDLGAVPVGSDATERVPRAVVAVDRLGRITYVNRKTEELVRKSRDGMVGQLLRDALPWFGNPAHEESLRAALISDEPVHFLAGPVADEWLSVSLYPGREGVTIVLVEGEEPDHRPGSVTSPAPGIGSPADRATSLYRPVALAIALTEAVTARQVSAVVTEELLPAFGGRQLAIYLLSERHLYLAWETGFPQGFLERFDGVGLDVGLPGVETLTSGRPMFFESMQQLALAYPDIPLDSHSGARAFLPLIASGRPVGSCILGFDKPRGFSPEERTVLTALAGLIAQALERARRYDTEAALARGLQDALLPNRLPVRDKVDTVGRYLAGTQGMDVGGDWYDVIETDSGRLALVIGDVQGHGVAAAATMGQLRSAVRAFALGGHSPQDVVRGTNRLLIDLDPGQFASLCYVTLDPETGATLAVRAGHPPPLLRHPDGATEVLYLDGGVVLGIADDATYPVTSLRLEPGAVLALFTDGLVERPGADIDDGIERLRASLAEHGLAPLTETADDLIREARLATDRPDDIALLLAARWADLA is encoded by the coding sequence ATGCGCCGCCCCACCGCCCTGGAGCATCCTGACTGTGTGACCTGGTCCGGCGCGGCCGGGCCCGCCCCCTCGGCCGAGAGCCCGTCGGACCGACCCGGGGCGGTCCCAGGGGGCGCGCACGCCGACGGGCTCGTCCCGCACGGGCTGCCCATGGCGCTCGCAGGAGCGACGGTGCAGGCCGTCGAGTCCGTCGGCGGGTCCGCGGGCGCCGTGTACCTGCGCTCCAGCACGCCCGGTCTGCTGCGCCTCGCGCTGCTCGCCGGGCTGCCCGGCCAGCTGTTCCGGCCGTGGTGGCGGATGCACGTGAACCGGCCGTTCCCCATCGCCGAGGTGTACCGCTCCGGACAGCCCGTCCACCTGGCCGACGCCGAGGAGGCCATGCGGCAGTTCCCGCAGCTCGCGGCCAGCCTGCCGTTCCCCTTCGGCTCCCTGTACGCGCCCGTGGTGCACGAACGCGAGCGGGTCGGCGTGCTCGTGGTGCTGCGCCCCGCCACCCCCGGCGTCCCCGTCGGTGAGGACGACCGGCACCGGATGGCGGAGGCCGGGCGGCGCCTCGGCGAGGCGCTCGCCGAACTCGCCGCCGACGGCAGGCCCGCCGTCTGGGACGACGAACCCGTCTGCGTCCAGCTGCCGTCCGTGATCGTCCCGCCGGTCCGGATCGGCTCCTTCGACTGGGACCTGACCACCGGGGCCGTCGCCGCTGACGACGGCCTCTGCGCGATCCTCGGCATCAGCCCCGGGGCCTTCGCCGGCACCGTCGAGGCCCTGGCCGAGCGTCTCGCCCCGGAGGACGCGTACGGGCTGTGGGCGCTGGCCCGCCAGGCGGCCGAGTCCGGTGCCACCGCCGCGCGCCGGATGCGGCTGCTCGGCCCGGACGGCCGCTCGCACCTCCTGGAGGTGTCCGCGCACGCCGATCCACCGGGCGGCGCCGGCACCCGTATGTCCGGCTTCCTGGTCGACCTGGGCGCCGTCCCGGTCGGCTCCGACGCGACCGAGCGGGTCCCCCGGGCCGTCGTCGCCGTCGACCGGCTGGGCCGGATCACGTACGTCAACCGGAAGACCGAGGAGCTGGTCAGGAAGTCCCGCGACGGGATGGTCGGGCAGCTCCTGCGGGACGCCCTGCCCTGGTTCGGGAACCCCGCGCACGAGGAGAGCCTGCGGGCCGCGCTGATCTCCGACGAACCCGTGCACTTCCTCGCCGGGCCCGTCGCGGACGAGTGGCTGTCGGTCTCGCTCTATCCGGGCCGCGAGGGCGTCACGATCGTGCTCGTCGAGGGCGAGGAGCCGGACCACCGGCCCGGATCGGTCACCAGTCCCGCGCCGGGGATCGGCTCGCCGGCGGACCGGGCGACCTCGCTGTACCGGCCGGTGGCCCTCGCGATCGCCCTCACCGAGGCCGTGACGGCACGTCAGGTGTCCGCCGTCGTCACCGAGGAGCTGCTGCCCGCGTTCGGCGGCCGTCAGCTCGCGATCTACCTGCTGAGCGAACGCCATCTCTACCTGGCCTGGGAGACCGGCTTCCCCCAGGGCTTCCTGGAGCGCTTCGACGGAGTCGGGCTCGACGTCGGGCTGCCCGGCGTCGAGACCCTCACCTCCGGCCGCCCGATGTTCTTCGAGTCGATGCAGCAACTGGCCCTGGCCTACCCCGACATCCCGCTCGACTCGCACAGCGGCGCCCGGGCGTTCCTGCCGCTGATCGCCTCCGGCCGGCCGGTCGGCTCGTGCATCCTCGGCTTCGACAAGCCCCGCGGCTTCAGCCCCGAGGAGCGCACCGTCCTCACCGCGCTCGCCGGGCTCATCGCCCAGGCCCTGGAACGCGCCCGGCGCTACGACACCGAGGCCGCGCTCGCCCGCGGCCTGCAGGACGCCCTGCTGCCGAACCGGCTGCCCGTCCGCGACAAGGTCGACACGGTGGGCCGCTATCTCGCGGGAACCCAGGGCATGGACGTCGGCGGCGACTGGTACGACGTCATCGAGACCGACAGCGGGCGGCTCGCCCTGGTCATCGGCGACGTCCAGGGGCACGGCGTGGCCGCCGCCGCGACCATGGGGCAACTCCGCAGCGCGGTACGGGCTTTCGCGCTGGGCGGGCATTCCCCGCAGGACGTCGTTCGGGGAACCAACCGGCTCCTCATCGACCTGGACCCCGGGCAGTTCGCCAGCCTCTGCTACGTCACCCTCGACCCGGAGACCGGAGCCACCCTCGCCGTACGGGCCGGGCACCCGCCGCCGCTGCTGCGCCACCCGGACGGCGCCACCGAGGTGCTGTACCTCGACGGCGGGGTCGTCCTCGGCATCGCCGACGACGCCACGTACCCCGTCACCTCCCTGCGGCTGGAACCGGGGGCCGTGCTCGCCCTGTTTACCGACGGGCTGGTCGAGCGCCCCGGGGCGGACATCGACGACGGCATCGAGCGGCTGCGCGCCTCCCTCGCCGAGCACGGCCTCGCCCCGCTCACCGAGACCGCCGACGACCTGATCCGCGAGGCCCGGCTGGCCACCGACCGTCCCGACGACATCGCCCTCCTGCTAGCCGCCCGCTGGGCCGACCTCGCCTGA
- a CDS encoding DUF4097 family beta strand repeat-containing protein, producing MPSYDTPEPITAVLEFDIGTARIVAGKQSTTVVEVVPSNGAEEIDVKAAEQTKVTYANGTLTLKGPKKRSVFGKVGSIDVTVELPAGSHLQGNTPMADFTCEGPFADCRIKTSLGDIRLGDAETVNLRTSHGDIHVGRITGDAEIQGAGRIEVGEIQGDATVKNGNGDTEIGLIRGDATVKNGNGHTEIGEITGRLRANAANGRITVDVAHASAEVKSANGAIRIGEVFRGRIDLRTAVGDIEVGIRESTAAWLDLHTKAGRVENSLGASTGPGGSDETVEVHAHTSLGDIAVRRA from the coding sequence ATGCCTTCGTACGACACGCCCGAACCCATCACCGCGGTCCTCGAGTTCGACATCGGCACCGCCCGGATCGTCGCGGGCAAGCAGAGCACCACCGTGGTCGAGGTGGTGCCGAGCAACGGCGCCGAGGAGATCGACGTGAAGGCCGCCGAGCAGACCAAGGTGACCTACGCCAACGGCACCCTCACCCTGAAGGGCCCGAAGAAGCGGTCCGTGTTCGGCAAGGTCGGTTCGATCGACGTGACCGTCGAACTGCCCGCCGGTTCCCACCTCCAGGGCAACACGCCGATGGCCGACTTCACCTGTGAGGGGCCGTTCGCCGACTGCCGGATCAAGACCTCGCTGGGCGACATCCGGCTCGGCGATGCCGAGACCGTGAACCTGCGCACCTCGCACGGTGACATCCACGTCGGCCGCATCACCGGCGACGCCGAGATCCAGGGAGCAGGACGGATCGAGGTCGGCGAGATCCAGGGCGACGCCACCGTCAAGAACGGCAACGGCGACACCGAGATCGGGCTGATCCGGGGAGACGCGACCGTCAAGAACGGCAACGGCCACACGGAGATCGGCGAGATCACCGGCCGACTCAGGGCCAACGCGGCCAACGGCCGCATCACGGTCGACGTGGCGCACGCCTCCGCCGAGGTGAAGTCCGCCAACGGCGCCATCCGGATCGGCGAGGTGTTCCGCGGCCGGATCGACCTGCGCACGGCCGTCGGTGACATCGAGGTCGGCATCCGCGAGTCCACCGCCGCCTGGCTCGACCTGCACACCAAGGCCGGCCGGGTGGAGAACTCCCTGGGCGCGTCCACGGGCCCCGGCGGCTCGGACGAGACCGTCGAGGTGCACGCCCACACCAGCCTCGGCGACATCGCCGTACGCCGCGCCTGA
- a CDS encoding ATP-binding cassette domain-containing protein, producing the protein MTMTTTPTAGPLAEAPPAISAVGLRKSYGDKVVLDGVDLRIPEGTVFALLGPNGAGKTTTVEILSTLVTPDGGEAQVAGCDLAGRPEGVRDAIGVTGQFAAVDNLLTAEENLLLMADLNHLPRRASRERVTALLERFELTEAARKPVSTFSGGMRRKLDLAMTLVGRPRIIFLDEPTTGLDPRSRRTMWEIIRGLVADGVTIFLTTQYLEEADQLADRIAVLDRGRIVAEGTAEELKRLIPGGHIRLRFPDAAQLDAAAAHFTASARDDETLTLRIASDGDLPALRAVLDVLDGAGLRAESLTLHTPDLDDVFLTLTGRSDSLKEAS; encoded by the coding sequence ATGACCATGACAACTACGCCCACCGCGGGTCCCCTCGCCGAGGCCCCGCCCGCGATCTCGGCCGTCGGTCTGCGCAAGTCGTACGGCGACAAGGTCGTCCTCGACGGCGTCGACCTGCGGATCCCGGAGGGCACGGTCTTCGCCCTCCTCGGCCCCAACGGCGCCGGCAAGACGACCACCGTGGAGATCCTGTCCACCCTCGTCACCCCGGACGGCGGCGAGGCCCAGGTCGCGGGCTGCGACCTGGCGGGCCGGCCCGAGGGCGTGCGCGACGCCATCGGGGTCACCGGCCAGTTCGCCGCCGTGGACAACCTGCTGACCGCCGAGGAGAACCTGCTCCTCATGGCGGACCTCAACCACCTGCCGCGACGCGCGAGCCGCGAGCGCGTCACCGCCCTCCTGGAGCGGTTCGAGCTGACCGAGGCCGCCCGCAAGCCGGTCTCCACCTTCTCCGGCGGCATGCGCCGCAAACTCGACCTGGCGATGACACTGGTCGGCCGGCCCCGCATCATCTTCCTCGACGAGCCGACCACCGGACTCGACCCGCGCAGCCGCCGCACGATGTGGGAGATCATCCGCGGCCTGGTCGCCGACGGCGTCACCATCTTCCTCACCACGCAGTACCTGGAGGAGGCCGACCAGCTCGCCGACCGGATCGCCGTGCTCGACCGCGGCCGGATCGTCGCCGAGGGCACCGCGGAGGAGCTCAAGCGGCTGATCCCCGGCGGCCACATCCGGTTGCGCTTCCCCGACGCCGCCCAACTCGACGCGGCGGCCGCTCACTTCACCGCCTCGGCGCGTGACGACGAGACGCTCACCCTGCGCATCGCGAGCGACGGCGACCTCCCCGCCCTGCGCGCCGTGCTCGACGTCCTGGACGGGGCGGGCCTGCGGGCCGAGTCGCTGACGCTGCACACGCCCGACCTGGACGACGTCTTCCTCACTCTGACCGGCCGCTCCGACTCCCTCAAGGAAGCCTCCTGA
- a CDS encoding ABC transporter permease, with amino-acid sequence MSTLSYAMSDSMTMLRRNLKHAQRYPAMTLSVVIMPVMMLLLFNYAFGGALGAGIGPAAEGGAGGEYIDYVAPGIILMTATAGAVATAVGVCVDMTEGIVNRFRTMSISRAAFLTGHVLGSLIQTLIAIALVVGVALAIGFRPNATAVEWAAAAGLLALLTLGLTWLSAGIGLVSKTPESASNTPLPLTFLPFLGSAIVPTDSMPTGLRWFAEYQPFTPAIETLRGLLMGTAIGNSAWIALAWCVGLTLVGYLWCRSAFGRTSTR; translated from the coding sequence ATGAGCACCCTGTCGTACGCCATGAGCGACTCGATGACCATGCTGCGGCGCAATCTCAAGCACGCGCAGCGCTACCCCGCCATGACGCTCTCCGTCGTGATCATGCCGGTGATGATGCTGCTGCTCTTCAACTACGCGTTCGGCGGCGCGCTCGGCGCGGGGATCGGCCCCGCGGCGGAGGGCGGTGCGGGCGGCGAGTACATCGACTACGTCGCGCCCGGCATCATCCTGATGACCGCCACCGCCGGCGCGGTGGCGACCGCGGTCGGCGTGTGCGTCGACATGACCGAGGGCATCGTCAACCGGTTCCGCACGATGTCGATCTCCCGGGCCGCGTTCCTGACCGGGCACGTCCTCGGCAGTCTGATCCAGACGCTGATCGCCATCGCCCTCGTCGTCGGCGTCGCGCTCGCCATCGGCTTCCGCCCGAACGCCACGGCTGTCGAGTGGGCCGCCGCGGCCGGTCTCCTGGCGCTCCTCACGCTCGGGCTGACCTGGCTCTCCGCCGGCATCGGCCTGGTGTCCAAGACCCCGGAGTCGGCGAGCAACACGCCCCTGCCGCTCACCTTCCTGCCCTTCCTCGGCAGCGCGATCGTGCCGACCGACTCGATGCCGACCGGCCTGCGCTGGTTCGCCGAGTACCAGCCGTTCACCCCGGCCATCGAGACGCTGCGCGGCCTCCTGATGGGGACGGCGATCGGCAACAGCGCCTGGATCGCCCTCGCCTGGTGCGTCGGCCTGACGCTGGTCGGCTACCTCTGGTGCCGCTCCGCCTTCGGCCGTACCTCCACCCGATGA
- a CDS encoding type A2 lantipeptide: MNPQIETMEISDADLDNVSGGLGGGVVAHGTLALDGIVPAVTPLVGTLVGTVEGATGLNTAPVAGLVNATIAGV, encoded by the coding sequence ATGAACCCGCAGATCGAGACCATGGAGATCTCCGACGCCGACCTGGACAACGTGTCCGGTGGTCTCGGTGGCGGCGTCGTCGCGCACGGCACCCTCGCGCTCGACGGCATCGTCCCGGCCGTGACCCCGCTCGTCGGCACGCTCGTCGGCACCGTCGAGGGCGCCACCGGCCTGAACACCGCTCCGGTCGCCGGTCTCGTCAACGCCACGATCGCCGGCGTCTGA
- a CDS encoding HlyD family efflux transporter periplasmic adaptor subunit produces MQFRQQALSKLQSSDDIDLPVRFARPQGLLVLTVTVLVMAAASVWAVTGTVSSNLTAPGLLTHAQGGYVLQSPVAGQVTEVLAKEGDRVPAGAPLLELRTPEGTGTVRALAAGRLTALVAGIGTVVTVGADVAAVERVARTDDPLKAVVYLPADGAPPVPVGATVDLTVQSVARQQYGVLRGRVESVARTAQSRQQMAAFLGSGQLAEQFARQGRTLPVLVRLEHDPGTTSGYAWSSAGGPPFRPASMTPLSGVVRLAEQHPVDWLLP; encoded by the coding sequence ATGCAGTTCCGCCAACAGGCCCTCTCCAAGCTGCAGTCGTCCGACGACATCGACCTGCCGGTGCGCTTCGCCCGTCCCCAGGGCCTGCTCGTCCTGACCGTGACCGTCCTCGTGATGGCCGCGGCGTCGGTCTGGGCCGTCACCGGCACCGTCTCGTCCAATCTGACCGCGCCCGGTCTCCTCACCCATGCGCAGGGCGGGTACGTCCTGCAGAGCCCGGTCGCCGGGCAGGTCACCGAGGTCCTCGCGAAGGAGGGCGACCGGGTCCCCGCCGGTGCACCGCTCCTCGAACTGCGCACTCCAGAAGGCACCGGCACCGTCCGCGCCCTCGCCGCAGGCCGCCTCACCGCCCTCGTCGCCGGGATCGGTACCGTGGTGACCGTCGGCGCGGACGTGGCCGCCGTCGAGCGCGTCGCCCGCACCGACGACCCGCTGAAGGCCGTGGTCTACCTGCCCGCCGACGGCGCGCCCCCCGTCCCGGTCGGCGCCACCGTGGACCTGACCGTCCAGTCGGTGGCCCGGCAGCAGTACGGCGTGCTGCGCGGCCGGGTCGAGTCGGTGGCCCGCACCGCACAGTCCCGTCAGCAGATGGCGGCCTTCCTGGGCAGCGGTCAGCTCGCCGAGCAGTTCGCCCGGCAGGGCCGGACCCTTCCCGTCCTCGTACGCCTGGAACACGATCCGGGCACCACCTCCGGATACGCCTGGTCGTCCGCCGGCGGGCCGCCGTTCCGCCCCGCCTCCATGACTCCGCTGAGCGGTGTCGTACGGCTGGCCGAACAGCACCCGGTCGATTGGCTGCTGCCGTGA
- a CDS encoding NHLP family bacteriocin export ABC transporter peptidase/permease/ATPase subunit → MSTQHRLPPSDRRRHGPRPAAQRQPEQPPRPNRRRPAQRPAKAQKAVRTPTVLQMEAVECGAAALAMVLAHFGRHVPLEELRIACGVSRDGSRASNVLKAARSYGLQAKGMQMEPAALAAVRPPAILFWEFNHYVVYDGPARRFGRRGVHINDPDKGRRFVPAEDFDTSFTGVALVFEPTADFRPGGRRPGVLRALPARLRGTTGTLLATLLASLLLVAVGAALPALSRTYIDRFLIDGQTSLLGPLFASMATLVALTAVLTGLQQANLLRGRIISSTLSSARFLRHLMRLPVGFFAQRSPADLVQRLQSNDAVAETLARDLTAAAVDGVVVLLYALLLWTYDPQLTVVGVLIALLNVVAMRIVVRLRATGTQKLRADSARLTNTSYTGLQLIETMKATGGEDGFFRRWAGQHATTLDVQQRLGVPSAWLAVVAPALATVNSALILWIGGLRAVEGHLSIGLLVAFQALVARFTAPITRLNGVAGRIQDFAADLARLKDVENFPVDPVHWGPDADTRRLKGHVTLEDITFGYSPLDKPLLSGFSLTLGPGQQIALVGGSGSGKSTVSRLVSGLYAPWEGTIRIDGRRLEDIPRGTLAASVSFVDQDVFLFEGTVRDNVALWDPSIPDEAVTAALADAALLDVIERRPDGIHGRVEQDGRNFSGGQRQRLEIARALVRRPSVLVLDEVTSALDAETERTIIDNLRRRGCACVVIAHRLSTVRDSDEILVLDHGAVVERGRHEELVVAGGAYAELVKEH, encoded by the coding sequence GTGAGCACTCAGCACCGCCTGCCCCCGTCGGACCGCCGCCGGCACGGGCCGCGACCGGCTGCGCAGCGGCAGCCCGAACAGCCGCCGCGGCCGAACCGGCGACGGCCCGCGCAGCGGCCCGCCAAGGCGCAGAAGGCCGTGCGCACGCCCACCGTCCTCCAGATGGAGGCCGTGGAGTGCGGCGCCGCTGCGCTCGCCATGGTGCTCGCGCACTTCGGCCGCCATGTCCCGTTGGAGGAGCTGCGGATCGCCTGCGGGGTGTCCCGCGACGGTTCGCGCGCGAGCAACGTCCTCAAGGCGGCACGCAGTTACGGACTGCAGGCCAAGGGCATGCAGATGGAGCCCGCGGCGCTGGCCGCGGTGCGCCCGCCCGCCATCCTGTTCTGGGAGTTCAACCACTACGTCGTGTACGACGGCCCCGCGCGCCGGTTCGGCCGCCGGGGCGTGCACATCAACGACCCCGACAAGGGCCGCCGTTTCGTGCCCGCTGAGGACTTCGACACCAGTTTCACCGGCGTCGCCCTGGTCTTCGAACCCACCGCCGACTTCCGGCCGGGCGGCCGGCGGCCGGGCGTGCTGCGGGCACTGCCGGCCCGGCTGCGCGGCACCACGGGCACCCTGCTGGCGACGCTGCTCGCGAGCCTGCTGCTGGTCGCGGTCGGCGCGGCGCTTCCGGCGCTCAGCCGGACCTACATCGACCGGTTCCTGATCGACGGTCAGACCTCGTTGCTGGGGCCATTGTTCGCGTCGATGGCCACGCTGGTGGCGCTCACCGCCGTGCTGACCGGGCTGCAGCAGGCCAATCTGCTGCGTGGCCGGATCATCTCGTCCACGCTGAGCAGCGCACGCTTCCTCCGGCATCTGATGCGGCTGCCGGTCGGCTTCTTCGCCCAGCGCAGCCCGGCCGATCTCGTGCAGCGGCTGCAGTCCAACGACGCCGTCGCCGAGACACTGGCCAGGGACCTGACGGCCGCCGCCGTCGACGGCGTCGTGGTGCTCCTGTACGCCCTGCTGCTGTGGACGTACGATCCCCAACTCACCGTCGTGGGCGTGCTGATCGCGCTGCTGAACGTGGTCGCGATGCGGATCGTGGTCCGGCTGCGGGCCACCGGCACCCAGAAGCTGCGGGCCGACAGCGCCCGGCTCACCAACACCTCGTACACCGGTCTCCAGCTCATCGAGACGATGAAGGCCACCGGCGGCGAGGACGGCTTCTTCCGCCGCTGGGCCGGGCAGCACGCCACCACTCTGGACGTGCAGCAGCGGCTCGGCGTGCCGAGCGCCTGGCTGGCCGTGGTCGCGCCGGCGCTCGCCACGGTCAACAGCGCGCTGATCCTCTGGATCGGCGGTCTGCGGGCGGTCGAGGGGCATCTCTCGATCGGTCTGCTCGTCGCGTTCCAGGCGCTGGTGGCGCGCTTCACCGCGCCGATCACCCGGCTCAACGGCGTCGCGGGCCGGATCCAGGACTTCGCGGCGGACCTCGCCCGGCTGAAGGACGTCGAGAACTTCCCGGTCGACCCGGTGCACTGGGGGCCCGACGCCGACACCCGCCGCCTCAAGGGCCACGTGACCCTGGAGGACATCACCTTCGGGTACAGCCCGCTCGACAAACCCCTGCTCAGCGGCTTTTCGCTGACGCTCGGCCCCGGGCAGCAGATCGCGCTCGTCGGCGGCTCCGGCAGCGGCAAGTCCACGGTCTCCCGGCTCGTCTCGGGCCTGTACGCGCCCTGGGAGGGGACGATCCGGATCGACGGCCGGCGCCTGGAGGACATCCCCCGCGGCACGCTCGCCGCCTCCGTCTCCTTCGTCGACCAGGACGTGTTCCTGTTCGAGGGCACGGTCCGCGACAACGTGGCCCTGTGGGACCCCTCGATCCCCGACGAGGCGGTGACCGCAGCCCTCGCGGACGCGGCGCTGCTCGACGTGATCGAGCGCCGCCCGGACGGCATCCACGGCCGGGTCGAGCAGGACGGCCGGAACTTCTCCGGCGGTCAGCGCCAACGCCTGGAGATCGCACGGGCGTTGGTGCGCCGGCCGAGCGTCCTCGTCCTGGACGAGGTGACGAGCGCCCTCGACGCGGAGACCGAGCGCACCATCATCGACAACCTGCGGCGGCGCGGCTGCGCCTGCGTCGTCATCGCCCACCGGCTGAGCACCGTCCGCGACAGCGACGAGATCCTCGTGCTCGACCACGGCGCGGTGGTGGAGCGGGGTCGGCACGAGGAGCTGGTCGTCGCCGGGGGCGCGTACGCCGAACTGGTCAAGGAGCACTGA